One Defluviitoga tunisiensis genomic window carries:
- the dtd gene encoding D-aminoacyl-tRNA deacylase, whose protein sequence is MRAVVQRVKQSSVIVDDEIVAEIGKGLLVLLGISKDDGINDIKWLADKIVHLRIFEDELGKMNKSVLEVGGELLVVSQFTLYGDCRKGRRPSFSESATPDIAQSLYNNFLSFLTENYNINVKNGIFQAQMIVNIVNDGPVTLLLDSKKQF, encoded by the coding sequence TTGCGCGCTGTTGTTCAAAGAGTTAAACAATCGTCAGTTATTGTAGATGATGAAATTGTAGCAGAGATTGGAAAAGGCTTATTAGTCCTCTTGGGTATAAGTAAAGATGATGGTATTAATGATATTAAATGGCTTGCTGATAAGATTGTTCATCTTCGTATTTTCGAAGATGAACTAGGAAAAATGAATAAATCTGTTCTTGAGGTTGGAGGAGAGTTGTTGGTTGTTTCTCAATTTACTCTTTATGGAGATTGTAGGAAGGGACGAAGGCCTTCTTTTAGTGAATCGGCCACTCCTGATATTGCTCAATCGTTGTATAATAATTTTCTTTCATTTTTGACAGAAAATTATAATATTAATGTAAAAAATGGTATTTTTCAAGCCCAGATGATAGTTAATATTGTTAATGATGGTCCGGTTACTTTACTTTTAGATTCAAAAAAACAATTTTAG
- a CDS encoding YfbR-like 5'-deoxynucleotidase — MSYGNFLIESANLFTVFRWNNTPAIIRFTESDNIYNTLLLSLFIFSDEDKTKVVNILHNKIYEAIPKIILSDISLETKNQIEKKGKDIWEKTIDQTYKELENTLDINLSEKLLVKYEFDEETQNIIRLINLLASKKEALINERVFPEYYEEPRLKNEKKIQKINVKDKEMIEELADELLKISCRLVTMIRWNKNHRNIKSSVSSHSFLVFLIAYILALSVNLDKNEIYEIMACAILHDLPEAFTGDVISPTKRKVEGLEEIISEIEKEFVQEWYNSKSILREKTLKFEKYIYYPFNDNYGKFVRTADLLAALIECYLEISTGNQNSYFVNSFKKLKEEINDISPLDVSEILKEIEDSSSIHL, encoded by the coding sequence ATGAGTTATGGTAATTTTCTAATTGAAAGTGCGAACTTGTTCACAGTTTTTCGCTGGAATAATACTCCTGCAATTATTAGATTCACCGAATCCGACAACATATATAATACATTGCTTCTATCATTATTTATTTTTTCTGATGAAGATAAAACAAAGGTGGTAAATATTTTACACAATAAAATTTATGAAGCTATACCAAAAATAATTTTATCTGATATTTCGTTAGAAACAAAAAATCAAATAGAAAAAAAAGGAAAAGATATTTGGGAAAAAACAATAGACCAAACTTATAAAGAATTAGAAAATACTCTAGATATTAATTTAAGTGAAAAGTTATTAGTAAAATACGAGTTTGATGAAGAAACTCAAAATATTATTCGTTTAATTAATTTACTTGCATCAAAAAAAGAAGCATTAATCAATGAAAGGGTATTTCCAGAATATTATGAAGAACCAAGATTAAAAAATGAAAAAAAGATTCAAAAGATAAACGTCAAAGATAAAGAAATGATTGAAGAGCTTGCAGATGAATTACTAAAAATATCATGTAGACTTGTAACTATGATCCGTTGGAATAAAAATCATAGAAACATAAAAAGTTCAGTTTCTTCTCACTCTTTTCTTGTCTTTCTCATAGCCTACATATTGGCTTTATCAGTTAATTTAGATAAAAATGAAATTTATGAAATAATGGCTTGCGCAATACTACATGACCTTCCAGAGGCATTTACTGGAGACGTTATTAGCCCAACAAAAAGAAAAGTTGAAGGTTTAGAAGAAATTATTAGCGAAATAGAAAAAGAATTTGTTCAAGAATGGTACAATAGCAAATCAATTTTGAGAGAAAAAACTTTGAAGTTTGAAAAATATATATATTATCCTTTCAATGATAATTACGGTAAATTTGTAAGAACAGCAGATTTACTTGCTGCATTAATAGAATGCTATTTGGAAATAAGCACTGGAAATCAAAATTCATATTTTGTAAATTCGTTCAAAAAATTGAAAGAAGAAATAAACGATATTTCACCGCTAGACGTTTCAGAAATTCTAAAAGAGATAGAAGATAGTTCTTCTATTCACCTTTAA